One segment of Nakamurella flava DNA contains the following:
- a CDS encoding DMT family transporter, whose product MSRPTVLAVALVLVWSSGFLAADLGAGGAAGQTLLTWRCLVLALLLAPFLPRPSSRLGARVWVEQAVLALLCQCLYLTGIYWAAAAGVPAGTSALIASMQPAVVLLATAVLYRRAWTRGHVWGVLAGTAGVAVTAAGDLGAGATAQALALPFLAMGALAAGTVLHESWRARPAPVLPLRQSLALQSVFTAGFTAAMSVAGGDLLPPPVPAFWVAVALAVAAGLGSYAAYYRAIDVLGADRTNALLYLTPAVTAVGATLIGGEALRVSTALGLALGGLGAGLLLRQGSFRSRPASVGGACADDVGR is encoded by the coding sequence ATGTCGCGTCCCACGGTTCTCGCCGTCGCCCTCGTTCTCGTGTGGAGCTCCGGCTTCCTGGCCGCCGACCTCGGTGCCGGCGGCGCCGCCGGCCAGACCCTGCTGACATGGCGCTGTCTGGTCCTCGCGCTGCTGTTGGCCCCCTTCCTGCCGCGGCCCTCCTCCCGCCTGGGCGCACGGGTGTGGGTGGAACAGGCGGTACTGGCCCTGCTGTGCCAGTGCCTCTACCTCACGGGGATCTACTGGGCCGCGGCCGCCGGCGTGCCGGCGGGCACGTCCGCGCTGATCGCTTCGATGCAACCGGCCGTCGTCCTGCTCGCCACCGCCGTCCTGTATCGCCGGGCGTGGACCCGGGGGCATGTCTGGGGGGTGCTGGCCGGAACGGCCGGGGTCGCCGTGACCGCCGCCGGTGACCTCGGTGCCGGGGCGACCGCGCAGGCACTTGCCCTGCCGTTCCTGGCCATGGGCGCCCTCGCGGCGGGGACCGTTCTGCACGAGTCGTGGCGCGCGCGGCCGGCGCCGGTCCTCCCGTTGCGGCAGAGCCTGGCCCTGCAGAGCGTGTTCACCGCCGGGTTCACGGCGGCGATGTCGGTCGCCGGCGGTGATCTGCTCCCCCCGCCGGTGCCCGCGTTCTGGGTGGCGGTGGCCCTGGCGGTCGCCGCCGGTCTGGGCAGTTACGCCGCCTACTACCGGGCGATCGACGTGCTGGGGGCCGACCGCACCAACGCCCTGCTGTATCTGACCCCCGCGGTGACCGCCGTGGGGGCCACCCTGATCGGCGGCGAGGCGCTCCGGGTCAGCACCGCGCTCGGCCTGGCCCTGGGTGGTCTCGGGGCTGGTCTGCTCCTCCGGCAGGGCAGCTTCCGGTCCCGCCCCGCCTCGGTGGGCGGCGCGTGCGCCGACGATGTCGGACGGTGA
- a CDS encoding TetR/AcrR family transcriptional regulator — MTAPTHALTSLDDHTPQALRPVLQPLPPLTDAGVRLLDAASDLFHRRGVRAVGVDLIAEVAGTTKKTLYDRFGSKDALVALYLLRRAHRWRAHLLAQLNALDLADDPAAARAQQVLCVFDILEDWMGQERRGCAFVNTFAELGDGDHPAIAVIRAEKAWMRALFDTLAGDGEVGGHLHLLYEGTLVVLTAGGDLSAVAQARRAAERVLAAPRP; from the coding sequence GTGACCGCCCCCACTCACGCCCTGACGTCGCTGGACGATCACACCCCCCAGGCCCTGCGGCCGGTGCTGCAGCCCCTTCCCCCGCTCACCGACGCCGGGGTGCGGCTGCTCGACGCCGCCAGCGACCTGTTCCACCGCCGGGGAGTCCGCGCCGTCGGCGTCGATCTCATCGCCGAGGTCGCCGGGACGACGAAGAAGACCCTGTACGACCGCTTCGGCTCCAAGGACGCCCTGGTCGCCCTCTACCTCCTGCGCCGCGCGCACCGCTGGCGGGCGCATCTGTTGGCCCAGCTCAACGCCCTCGACCTCGCCGACGACCCGGCCGCGGCCCGCGCCCAGCAGGTCCTCTGCGTGTTCGACATCCTGGAGGACTGGATGGGGCAGGAGCGCCGGGGCTGCGCCTTCGTCAACACCTTCGCCGAGCTGGGCGACGGCGACCACCCGGCCATCGCCGTCATCCGGGCGGAGAAAGCGTGGATGCGGGCCCTGTTCGACACGCTGGCCGGGGACGGCGAGGTGGGTGGGCATCTGCACCTGCTCTACGAGGGGACGCTGGTCGTCCTCACGGCCGGCGGTGATCTGTCGGCCGTCGCGCAGGCGCGCCGCGCCGCCGAGCGGGTGCTCGCGGCCCCCCGCCCCTGA
- a CDS encoding amidohydrolase: MGAAERTRAADAERRVVVPAVDEVGDPGEGRGPRWLDRTLESRLPDLVRIRRDVHSHPELGRQESATSALLLRVLRDHDIPARLLPGGTGLIAEIGQGERVVGLRADIDALPLRERTGLPFSSTLPDVAHACGHDVHLTVLLGAALALRRAGTLPGRVRFLFQPAEEVFPGGSHDVIAAGGLEGVSRIFALHCDPRLQVGLVGLKDGAITSTSDQIELLVTGPGGHTSRPHLTTDLLYALGTVITGLPGLLSRRLDPRAAAVLVWGAVHAGEAANAIPQEGVLRGTLRMMDRRSWDRAETLVRELVADVLAPTTAQYELRYKRGVPPVENDPASTDLMRTAAQRALGPDAIRLAEQSTGAEDFAVFLEHVPGSFARLGVWDGISPRVDLHSSTFVADERAIAAGVRLMTHTALAALSAPHPVDRSTEST, translated from the coding sequence ATGGGTGCCGCCGAGCGCACACGTGCCGCCGACGCGGAGCGGAGGGTCGTCGTGCCCGCGGTCGACGAGGTCGGCGACCCCGGCGAGGGGCGCGGGCCCCGGTGGCTCGACCGGACGCTCGAGTCCCGGCTGCCCGATCTGGTGCGTATTCGTCGCGACGTGCACTCCCATCCCGAACTCGGACGCCAGGAGTCGGCGACGAGTGCGCTGCTGTTGCGGGTGCTGCGGGACCATGACATCCCCGCTCGGCTGCTGCCCGGCGGGACCGGCTTGATCGCCGAGATCGGCCAGGGGGAACGGGTGGTCGGCCTGCGGGCCGACATCGACGCGTTGCCCCTGCGGGAGCGGACGGGTCTGCCGTTCTCGTCGACCCTGCCGGACGTCGCCCACGCCTGCGGGCACGACGTGCATCTGACGGTGCTGCTCGGCGCGGCACTGGCGTTGCGGCGGGCCGGGACACTGCCCGGCCGGGTGCGCTTTTTATTCCAGCCGGCGGAGGAGGTGTTTCCCGGCGGCTCGCACGACGTCATCGCCGCGGGCGGCCTGGAGGGGGTCTCGCGCATCTTCGCCCTGCACTGCGACCCGCGTCTGCAGGTCGGCCTGGTGGGGTTGAAGGACGGGGCCATCACCTCGACCTCGGACCAGATCGAGCTGCTCGTCACCGGTCCGGGCGGTCACACCTCGCGGCCGCATCTGACCACCGATCTGCTGTACGCCCTGGGCACCGTCATCACCGGCCTGCCCGGCCTGCTCAGCCGTCGGCTGGACCCCCGCGCGGCGGCCGTCCTGGTCTGGGGAGCCGTGCACGCCGGGGAGGCTGCCAATGCCATTCCGCAGGAGGGCGTGCTCCGCGGCACCCTGCGGATGATGGACCGCCGCTCGTGGGACCGGGCCGAGACGCTGGTCCGCGAGCTCGTCGCGGACGTGCTCGCCCCGACGACGGCCCAGTACGAGCTCCGCTACAAGCGGGGCGTCCCGCCCGTCGAGAACGACCCGGCCAGTACCGATCTGATGCGCACCGCCGCCCAGCGGGCTCTCGGGCCGGACGCGATCCGGCTGGCCGAGCAGTCGACGGGGGCGGAGGACTTCGCCGTCTTCCTGGAGCACGTCCCCGGGTCGTTCGCCCGCCTGGGCGTCTGGGACGGGATCAGCCCCCGCGTGGACCTGCATTCCTCGACGTTCGTGGCCGACGAGCGGGCCATCGCCGCCGGGGTGCGGCTGATGACCCACACCGCTCTGGCTGCGTTGTCCGCCCCCCATCCCGTGGACCGGTCGACCGAGTCCACCTGA
- a CDS encoding glutamate-cysteine ligase family protein: MGDDIQPAVYTREQRQAYRAKVRRCLDVFERMLIGHTFDAPDGVAPLTGLEIELNLVDDTWHPAMANAEVLEAIADPDFQTELGRYNIEFNVPPRPLAGDSLLDLEDRLRASLDHAESRANSTGSEIIMIGILPTLRPGHFETEWMSANPRYQALDEAVFAARREDLELDIAGPGPGAEHLQMFADTIAPESACTSVQLHLQVAPGDFAACWNAAQALAGPQLALGANSPFLFGHRLWAETRTELFLQATDTRSPELRNQGVRPPVFFGERWITSIFDLFEENVRYFPALLPETTDEDPEAVLAAGNAPNLQELRLHNGTVYRWNRPVYEVVQGRPHLRVENRVLPAGPTVADVLANAAFYYGALTMLAADERPVWTKMSFDAAASNFRQAARYGTDAVFYWPGFGEVPWDELVLRHLLPLADEGLRQWSVSDTARARYLGIIRDRAKSGRNGAWWQTETVAALQRQGRSRDEALTEMLRLYSAGMHSNEPVHTWAVPD; the protein is encoded by the coding sequence ATGGGTGACGACATCCAGCCCGCGGTCTACACCCGCGAGCAGCGACAGGCCTACCGCGCCAAGGTGCGGCGGTGTCTGGACGTCTTCGAGCGGATGCTGATCGGCCACACCTTCGATGCGCCGGACGGGGTCGCGCCGCTGACCGGCCTGGAGATCGAACTCAACCTGGTCGACGACACCTGGCATCCGGCGATGGCCAACGCCGAGGTTCTCGAGGCCATCGCCGATCCGGACTTCCAGACCGAGCTGGGCCGCTACAACATCGAGTTCAACGTGCCGCCGCGGCCGCTGGCCGGCGACTCGCTGCTGGACCTGGAGGACCGGCTGCGGGCGTCGCTGGACCACGCCGAGTCACGGGCCAACAGCACGGGCTCGGAGATCATCATGATCGGCATCCTGCCGACGCTGCGGCCGGGGCATTTCGAGACCGAGTGGATGAGCGCCAACCCGCGCTACCAGGCCCTGGACGAGGCGGTGTTCGCCGCCCGGCGGGAGGACCTCGAGCTCGACATCGCCGGGCCGGGCCCGGGAGCCGAACACCTGCAGATGTTCGCCGACACCATCGCCCCGGAGTCGGCGTGCACGTCGGTGCAGCTCCACCTGCAGGTCGCCCCCGGTGATTTCGCGGCCTGCTGGAACGCCGCCCAGGCGCTGGCCGGCCCGCAGCTGGCGCTCGGGGCCAACTCGCCGTTCCTGTTCGGGCACCGGCTGTGGGCCGAGACGCGCACCGAACTGTTCCTGCAGGCCACCGACACCCGTTCCCCGGAGCTGCGGAACCAGGGGGTCCGCCCGCCGGTGTTCTTCGGCGAGCGGTGGATCACCTCGATCTTCGACCTGTTCGAGGAGAACGTCCGCTACTTCCCGGCGCTGCTGCCGGAGACCACCGACGAGGACCCGGAGGCCGTGCTCGCCGCGGGCAACGCGCCGAACCTGCAGGAACTGCGGCTGCACAACGGCACCGTCTACCGCTGGAACCGGCCGGTCTACGAAGTCGTGCAGGGCCGCCCGCATCTGCGGGTGGAGAACCGGGTCCTGCCGGCGGGCCCGACGGTCGCCGACGTCCTGGCCAACGCCGCGTTCTACTACGGCGCCCTGACGATGCTCGCCGCCGACGAGCGCCCGGTGTGGACGAAGATGTCGTTCGACGCGGCGGCCAGCAACTTCCGGCAGGCCGCCCGGTACGGCACCGACGCCGTCTTCTACTGGCCGGGTTTCGGTGAGGTGCCGTGGGACGAGCTGGTCCTGCGGCATCTGCTGCCGCTGGCCGACGAGGGTCTGCGGCAGTGGTCGGTGTCCGACACGGCCCGCGCCCGCTACCTCGGCATCATCCGCGACCGGGCGAAGTCCGGACGCAACGGCGCCTGGTGGCAGACCGAGACGGTCGCCGCCCTGCAGCGTCAAGGCCGTTCCCGCGACGAGGCCCTGACCGAGATGCTGCGGCTCTACTCGGCCGGGATGCACTCGAACGAACCCGTGCACACCTGGGCAGTGCCCGACTGA
- a CDS encoding response regulator transcription factor: protein MTGDPHAAARTPVVVIADDDTDIRALVELAARRAGATVAASVGDGLTATAAIREHAPDLAILDVSMPGRTGLEVCRDVRSDPALGNLRVLMLSAAVQPEAVAAGLAAGADDYALKPFSPRTLAEKVRAMLAVDSSVTAQAH from the coding sequence ATGACCGGCGATCCCCATGCCGCGGCTCGTACCCCGGTGGTCGTGATCGCCGACGACGACACCGACATCCGAGCGCTGGTCGAACTGGCGGCGCGCCGGGCCGGCGCCACCGTGGCGGCCAGCGTCGGCGACGGTCTCACGGCTACCGCGGCCATCCGGGAACACGCCCCTGACCTGGCCATCCTCGACGTGTCGATGCCCGGCCGGACCGGCCTCGAGGTGTGCCGGGACGTCCGGTCCGATCCTGCCCTGGGCAATCTGCGGGTCCTGATGCTGTCGGCCGCGGTCCAGCCCGAAGCGGTGGCTGCCGGCCTGGCCGCCGGCGCCGACGACTACGCGCTCAAGCCGTTCAGTCCCCGCACCCTGGCTGAGAAGGTCCGGGCCATGCTGGCGGTCGACAGCAGCGTCACCGCGCAGGCGCACTGA
- a CDS encoding sensor histidine kinase: MATPTTLPSAPDGASAAHPRGTGGRVGPLDADVTAPTGLLPASNWVRRFAVDRHSVLERQVPMAITYVICQLWLAVPGVTVTDWNAVVLGGVVMAAASFAAVGFRRLSPDDGAVPRLLLMSIPLLDILACGFLRAGTGGPVSVFTALLILPVLSLGVEPGRLPLLLGGVVTLVSMSLPLAYEGWASAKDGQWVRLILTPVILGLTCLSVNELTRRLRSRVAAVQSLRREQEVMTRAAQDRAVEAVAVSRMLRDQRSQLRAVIDSVTEQGIVATDIQGRVEVFNAGAERLLGLAAHDAIGRPLLSLRPPEKDPAVERAAATLFDELPRDVADGGSRLFDWTFAAADDGDRRLQVTVTGRYGSSDEIDGYLFVATDVTVEREQARLKDEFVNLISHELRTPLSSILGYLELLSDEDEEPLTAEQRMYVETIERNANRLLRLVGDLLFTAQVEAGRFQLQESEVDLHVLAQAAIGTAEPIAAGRDVRLILCETTEPAVVWGDPVRLGQALDNLISNAVKFTPGGGRVAVTLGVTDELDDELDDGTQDDGPQSGPYAYVVVSDTGVGIPADEVDKLFGRFFRASTATRNAVPGVGLGLSITRAIAMAHDGRIRVASTVGEGTAFTLEVPLRRGPGTSGRG; the protein is encoded by the coding sequence ATGGCCACGCCGACCACCCTGCCCAGCGCTCCTGACGGGGCGTCGGCGGCTCACCCGCGGGGGACCGGCGGGAGGGTCGGCCCGCTCGACGCCGACGTCACCGCCCCGACCGGCCTGCTGCCGGCCAGCAACTGGGTACGCCGCTTCGCCGTCGACCGGCATTCGGTCCTGGAACGTCAGGTCCCGATGGCCATCACCTACGTCATCTGCCAGCTGTGGCTGGCCGTGCCCGGGGTGACCGTGACCGACTGGAACGCGGTCGTCCTCGGCGGGGTCGTCATGGCCGCCGCCTCGTTCGCCGCCGTCGGGTTCCGCCGCCTCTCCCCGGACGACGGCGCGGTCCCGCGGTTGCTGCTGATGTCGATCCCGCTGCTCGACATCCTGGCCTGCGGATTCCTGCGGGCCGGCACCGGCGGACCGGTGTCGGTCTTCACCGCGCTGCTGATCCTGCCGGTGCTCTCGCTGGGGGTCGAGCCCGGCCGCCTCCCGCTGCTGCTCGGCGGGGTCGTGACGCTGGTGTCGATGTCGCTGCCCCTGGCCTACGAAGGATGGGCCAGCGCGAAGGACGGCCAGTGGGTGCGGCTGATCCTGACGCCGGTGATCCTGGGGTTGACCTGCCTGTCGGTCAACGAACTGACCCGGCGGCTGCGCTCGCGGGTCGCCGCGGTGCAGTCGCTGCGTCGTGAGCAGGAGGTCATGACCCGCGCCGCCCAGGACCGGGCGGTCGAGGCCGTCGCGGTCTCCCGCATGCTGCGCGACCAGCGGTCGCAACTGCGTGCGGTCATCGACTCGGTCACCGAACAGGGCATCGTGGCGACCGACATCCAGGGCCGGGTGGAGGTTTTCAACGCCGGCGCCGAACGGCTGCTCGGGCTCGCCGCCCACGACGCCATCGGCCGTCCGCTGCTCAGCCTGCGTCCGCCGGAGAAGGACCCCGCCGTCGAGAGGGCCGCCGCGACCCTGTTCGACGAGTTGCCGCGCGACGTGGCCGACGGCGGGTCGCGTCTGTTCGACTGGACCTTCGCCGCCGCCGATGACGGCGACCGCCGCCTGCAGGTGACGGTCACCGGTCGGTACGGGTCGTCGGACGAGATCGACGGCTATCTGTTCGTGGCCACGGACGTGACCGTCGAGCGTGAGCAGGCCCGGCTCAAGGACGAGTTCGTCAACCTCATCTCGCACGAGCTGCGGACTCCGCTCAGCTCCATCCTCGGCTACCTCGAGTTGTTGTCCGACGAGGACGAGGAGCCGCTGACCGCCGAGCAGCGGATGTACGTGGAGACCATCGAGCGCAACGCCAACCGGCTGCTGCGGCTCGTCGGCGACCTGCTGTTCACCGCGCAGGTCGAGGCGGGCCGGTTCCAGCTCCAGGAGAGCGAGGTCGACCTGCACGTGCTGGCCCAGGCCGCGATCGGTACGGCGGAGCCCATCGCCGCCGGTCGGGACGTCCGGCTGATCCTGTGCGAGACCACCGAACCCGCCGTGGTCTGGGGCGACCCGGTGCGGTTGGGCCAGGCGCTGGACAACCTGATCTCCAATGCCGTCAAGTTCACCCCGGGTGGCGGTCGGGTGGCGGTCACCCTGGGCGTGACCGACGAACTCGACGACGAGCTCGATGACGGGACGCAGGACGACGGGCCACAGTCCGGGCCCTACGCCTACGTCGTCGTCAGCGACACCGGCGTCGGCATCCCGGCGGACGAGGTCGACAAGTTGTTCGGCCGGTTCTTCCGGGCCAGCACGGCCACCCGTAACGCCGTCCCCGGTGTCGGGCTGGGGTTGTCCATCACCCGGGCCATCGCCATGGCCCACGACGGCCGGATCCGGGTGGCCAGCACGGTCGGCGAGGGCACCGCCTTCACCCTGGAGGTGCCCCTGCGCCGGGGCCCCGGCACCAGCGGGCGCGGCTGA
- a CDS encoding ATP-binding cassette domain-containing protein has product MSSTSCRPTSADVGPVTDLGSMGTPGVLRVRDVSRRFGDRVVLDGIDLLAAPGRRIGLIGENGSGKSTLLRILAGVDEPDTGTVRRPTDLAYLPQEPSFVGAEPGPHVSIGDVLDAALAPLHRLVALVEERGAAMAARPADRSLARAYGETLETAQRREAWDADRRATVAADRLGLAALHRERPVTDLSGGQRSRLALAALIAGRPDCVLMDEPTNHLDDDALDLLEEFLVGLPGIVVVASHDRVLLDRVCTDLFDLDPPGPGTDGTGGRRFGGGYRRYLADREATHRRWVRTYVEQQETIERLRRDAEVDTTRVAHGRGPRDNDKFIHAFKGANVERAAARRARDAARRLADAERTALPRPPTPLRFTGHLGSPRPAPDETAILVEDLAVEGRLRLPHLRVPGGQRLLVLGGNGTGKSTLLRVLAGQLRPTSGQVRVTAQSVGLLGQHVAFPEPDQPARRVFAAALVDRAADVDEAGTLLLDLGLLRATDLDQPVGRLSVGQQRRLALAVLVARSPELVLLDEPTNHLSLALADELEQAVGTAPATVVLASHDRWLRTRWSGPTHELVPQGPTTARW; this is encoded by the coding sequence ATGTCTTCCACCTCCTGCCGGCCCACGTCCGCCGACGTCGGCCCCGTAACCGACCTCGGATCGATGGGGACGCCCGGCGTCCTGCGGGTCAGGGACGTCTCCCGCCGCTTCGGCGACCGCGTCGTTCTCGACGGCATCGACCTTCTCGCCGCCCCCGGTCGCCGGATCGGCCTGATCGGCGAGAACGGCTCGGGCAAGTCGACGTTGCTGCGCATCCTGGCCGGGGTGGACGAGCCGGACACCGGAACGGTGCGCCGGCCAACGGATCTCGCGTATCTCCCACAGGAGCCGTCGTTCGTCGGGGCCGAACCCGGACCGCACGTCAGCATCGGCGACGTCCTGGACGCCGCCCTCGCGCCCCTGCACCGCCTCGTGGCCCTGGTCGAGGAGCGGGGCGCGGCGATGGCCGCCCGGCCGGCGGACCGGTCCCTGGCCCGCGCCTACGGCGAGACACTGGAGACAGCCCAGCGCCGGGAGGCCTGGGACGCGGACCGCCGCGCGACCGTCGCCGCCGACCGCCTGGGGTTGGCGGCCCTGCACCGCGAGCGGCCGGTGACGGACCTGTCCGGCGGGCAGCGCTCCCGGCTGGCCCTGGCCGCCCTGATCGCCGGCCGCCCCGACTGCGTGTTGATGGACGAACCCACCAACCACCTGGACGACGACGCGCTCGACCTGCTCGAGGAGTTCCTCGTCGGCCTGCCGGGCATCGTGGTGGTCGCCAGCCACGACCGGGTCCTGCTGGACCGGGTCTGCACCGACCTGTTCGACCTGGACCCACCGGGCCCGGGCACCGACGGGACCGGCGGCCGCCGGTTCGGCGGCGGATACCGGCGCTACCTGGCCGACCGGGAGGCCACCCATCGGCGGTGGGTCCGCACGTACGTCGAGCAGCAGGAGACCATCGAACGGCTCCGGCGCGACGCCGAGGTCGACACCACCCGGGTCGCCCACGGCCGGGGCCCGCGGGACAACGACAAGTTCATCCATGCTTTCAAGGGGGCGAACGTCGAACGGGCCGCGGCCCGGCGCGCTCGGGATGCCGCCCGGCGCCTGGCCGACGCCGAGCGGACCGCTCTCCCCCGGCCGCCGACACCGCTGCGCTTCACCGGACACCTCGGCTCCCCCCGACCCGCGCCGGACGAGACCGCAATCCTGGTGGAGGATCTCGCGGTCGAAGGCCGGCTCCGGCTACCGCACCTGCGGGTGCCGGGCGGGCAGCGACTGCTGGTGCTCGGCGGGAACGGCACCGGCAAGTCCACCCTGCTGCGGGTCCTGGCCGGCCAGCTGAGGCCCACCAGCGGACAGGTGCGGGTGACCGCGCAGTCGGTCGGACTGCTCGGTCAGCACGTGGCCTTCCCCGAGCCGGATCAACCCGCCCGGCGCGTCTTCGCCGCCGCGTTGGTCGACCGGGCCGCCGACGTCGACGAGGCCGGGACACTGCTGCTGGACCTCGGACTGCTGCGCGCGACCGATCTCGACCAGCCCGTCGGCCGCCTGTCGGTCGGCCAGCAGCGCCGGCTCGCGCTGGCCGTCCTGGTCGCCCGCTCCCCCGAACTGGTGCTGCTCGACGAGCCGACCAACCATCTGTCGCTGGCCCTGGCCGACGAACTGGAGCAGGCGGTCGGCACGGCACCGGCAACGGTGGTGCTGGCCAGCCACGACCGGTGGCTGCGGACCCGCTGGTCGGGGCCGACCCACGAGCTGGTACCGCAGGGACCTACAACTGCCCGCTGGTGA
- a CDS encoding NAD(P)H-quinone dehydrogenase, with the protein MTTIAIMGGGPAGYEAALVAVQYGADVTLIELDGVGGACVLTDCVPSKAFIASAAGRTAVLGARDLGLTVDADRVSVDVPTVNGRVNGLALAQSTDIRSQLETQGITVVQGRAAFADRTTGLARHVVHVEPVDGDPFDLDCDFVVVATGASPRVLPTARPDGDRILTWRQVYSLTELPEHLIVVGSGVTGAEFASAFTEMGVRVTLVSSRDRVLPSEDADAAAVIEKVFSEHGGELARQSRASSVERDGDGVVVTLTDGRQIRGSHALMTVGAVPNTADIGLDRVGVDVNDQGFITVDRVSRTSAANVYAAGDCTGVLMLASVAAMQGRIAMWHALGEGVPPLALNTVSANVFTHPEIATVGNSQADAEEDPSGLQVLKLPLATNARAKMHGLEEGFVKLVIRPTTGLITGGVVVAPDASELILPIAMAVQNRLTVRNLAYTFSVYPSLSGSLTELARRLMFVTSGQL; encoded by the coding sequence ATGACGACCATCGCGATCATGGGCGGGGGACCCGCCGGGTACGAGGCGGCTCTCGTCGCCGTCCAGTACGGCGCGGACGTCACCCTCATCGAGCTCGACGGGGTGGGCGGCGCCTGCGTCCTCACCGACTGCGTGCCGTCCAAGGCGTTCATCGCCTCGGCCGCCGGTCGGACGGCCGTGCTGGGGGCCCGGGACCTCGGCCTGACGGTGGACGCCGACCGGGTGTCGGTCGACGTGCCCACCGTCAACGGTCGGGTGAACGGTCTCGCCCTGGCCCAGTCGACCGACATCCGCTCCCAGCTCGAGACGCAGGGCATCACCGTCGTGCAGGGCCGGGCCGCGTTCGCCGACCGCACCACCGGGCTCGCCCGGCACGTCGTGCACGTGGAGCCGGTCGACGGCGACCCCTTCGACCTGGACTGCGATTTCGTCGTGGTGGCCACCGGTGCGTCGCCGCGGGTCCTGCCCACCGCGCGACCCGACGGGGATCGCATCCTCACCTGGCGGCAGGTCTACTCGCTGACCGAGCTGCCCGAGCACCTCATCGTCGTCGGGTCCGGGGTGACCGGAGCGGAGTTCGCCTCGGCGTTCACGGAGATGGGCGTGCGGGTCACCCTGGTGTCCAGCCGCGACCGGGTGCTACCCAGCGAGGACGCCGACGCGGCCGCCGTGATCGAGAAGGTCTTCAGCGAGCACGGCGGCGAGCTCGCGCGGCAGAGCCGGGCCAGCTCGGTCGAGCGGGACGGCGACGGCGTGGTGGTCACCCTCACCGACGGCCGCCAGATCCGCGGGAGCCACGCCCTGATGACCGTCGGCGCCGTCCCCAACACGGCGGACATCGGCCTGGACCGGGTCGGTGTCGACGTCAACGACCAGGGCTTCATCACCGTCGACCGGGTGTCCCGGACGTCGGCCGCGAACGTCTACGCGGCCGGGGACTGCACGGGCGTGCTGATGCTCGCGTCGGTCGCCGCCATGCAGGGCCGGATCGCGATGTGGCACGCGCTGGGGGAAGGCGTGCCGCCGCTGGCCCTGAACACCGTGTCCGCCAATGTGTTCACCCACCCGGAGATCGCGACGGTCGGCAACTCGCAGGCCGACGCCGAGGAGGATCCGAGCGGGCTGCAGGTGCTCAAGCTGCCCTTGGCCACCAACGCCCGGGCGAAGATGCACGGGCTCGAAGAGGGCTTCGTCAAGCTGGTCATCCGCCCCACCACCGGGCTGATCACCGGCGGGGTGGTCGTCGCCCCGGATGCCTCTGAACTCATCCTGCCGATCGCGATGGCCGTGCAGAACCGGCTCACCGTCAGGAATCTCGCCTACACCTTCTCGGTGTACCCGTCGTTGTCGGGGTCGTTGACCGAGCTGGCCCGGCGGTTGATGTTCGTCACCAGCGGGCAGTTGTAG
- a CDS encoding gamma-glutamylcyclotransferase family protein — translation MTLYAAYGSNMDPARMLRLCPSAPVTGTGWLPGWRLTFGGEDLGWEGALATVVEDRDGAADGPGVFVVLYDMAESDEKALDSWEGADLGLYSKIRLRVHTLDGEKLAYLYALQAFEGGLPSSRYLQVIADAAEAADAPAEYVTDLRSRPARTESG, via the coding sequence ATGACCTTGTACGCCGCGTACGGGTCCAACATGGATCCCGCCCGCATGCTCCGGCTCTGCCCGTCGGCCCCCGTCACCGGTACGGGATGGCTGCCGGGGTGGCGACTCACCTTCGGCGGTGAGGACCTGGGCTGGGAGGGTGCGCTGGCCACGGTCGTGGAGGACCGGGACGGCGCCGCGGACGGCCCCGGGGTGTTCGTCGTGCTCTACGACATGGCTGAATCGGACGAGAAGGCGCTGGATTCCTGGGAGGGCGCCGACCTCGGCCTGTACTCCAAGATCCGGCTGCGGGTGCACACATTGGACGGCGAGAAGCTCGCCTACCTCTACGCCCTGCAGGCGTTCGAGGGTGGCCTGCCGTCGAGCCGCTACCTGCAGGTCATCGCGGACGCGGCCGAGGCCGCCGACGCCCCGGCCGAGTACGTCACCGACCTGCGCTCGCGACCGGCCCGCACCGAATCGGGCTGA
- a CDS encoding response regulator: MKMSAGGAGNTAAPVAQTSGSTPAGGGRSMALLIEDDLDQRVLLTRLLERSGYTVHAAASAAEAMAVPASGPDDGHVAGPAGPARVIVLDLRLPDLSGRDLLDQLRDRHPGCPVVVCSVLDVEDYPAADGVLPKPVTSAALRQVLADLRAAGATP; this comes from the coding sequence ATGAAGATGTCCGCTGGCGGAGCCGGGAACACCGCTGCGCCCGTCGCGCAGACGAGCGGGTCGACGCCCGCCGGCGGCGGCCGATCGATGGCGCTGCTCATCGAGGACGACCTCGATCAGCGCGTCCTGTTGACCAGGCTGCTGGAACGGTCCGGATACACCGTTCACGCCGCCGCGTCGGCGGCCGAGGCGATGGCCGTCCCGGCGTCCGGCCCGGACGACGGTCATGTGGCCGGGCCCGCGGGCCCGGCGCGCGTCATCGTCCTGGACCTGCGGCTGCCCGACCTCAGCGGCCGCGACCTGCTGGACCAGCTGCGGGACCGACATCCCGGTTGCCCGGTCGTCGTCTGCTCCGTGCTGGACGTCGAGGACTACCCGGCGGCCGACGGCGTGCTGCCCAAACCGGTCACCTCGGCCGCCCTGCGTCAGGTGCTGGCCGACCTGCGCGCCGCCGGGGCGACGCCATGA